A window from Sinorhizobium fredii encodes these proteins:
- a CDS encoding AI-2E family transporter — MQLGNRERENPPVEPRLFGQPAHARSALVLPISAARWLLVLVLIAGVYFFHGFVVPVLAAVVIGFASWPIYRRLLQALNGNRTLAATIAITSVVAFIVVPISIAAAYAVDEVRDWLVWAVETNVNGAPVPAWLTTIPVAGAWLGQQWVKYVGHPGALGELVQLVSGSNIGNIYRGVLVIGASAFQSFLTLLFMLITLFFVYRDGQSFSKQLDRLGEQIFPMRWERLSRVVPLTISSTVTGMGIIAIGEGIVLGVAYWMAGVPSPVTLGIITGLMALIPGGAPLCFTLVSIYLVASGSPFHGVALFAWGTTELFIVDKTLRPRLVGGPIKLPFLPTFFGLVGGVKTMGFLGLFVGPVLMALLVAIWREWMHEVANQPEPAAKPISRVDIAAK; from the coding sequence GTGCAATTGGGCAATCGTGAGCGAGAAAATCCCCCGGTGGAGCCGCGGCTCTTCGGGCAGCCTGCCCATGCACGCTCGGCCCTCGTCCTGCCGATCTCGGCAGCCCGCTGGCTGCTCGTCCTGGTACTGATCGCCGGCGTCTATTTCTTTCACGGCTTCGTCGTGCCGGTGCTTGCCGCCGTCGTCATCGGCTTTGCCAGCTGGCCCATCTATCGTCGGCTGCTTCAGGCACTGAACGGCAATCGGACGCTTGCGGCGACCATTGCCATCACCTCCGTCGTCGCCTTCATCGTCGTGCCGATCTCGATCGCCGCGGCCTATGCAGTGGACGAGGTGCGCGACTGGCTCGTCTGGGCGGTGGAGACCAACGTCAACGGAGCGCCGGTGCCGGCCTGGCTGACGACCATCCCCGTGGCGGGCGCCTGGCTTGGTCAGCAATGGGTGAAATATGTGGGCCATCCCGGCGCGCTTGGCGAACTGGTCCAACTCGTCAGCGGCTCCAATATCGGCAACATCTACCGCGGCGTCCTGGTGATCGGAGCCTCCGCCTTCCAGTCCTTCCTGACGCTGCTCTTCATGTTGATCACGCTGTTCTTCGTCTATCGTGACGGCCAGTCGTTTTCTAAGCAGCTCGATCGTCTCGGCGAGCAGATTTTCCCGATGCGCTGGGAGCGCCTGTCGCGCGTCGTGCCGCTGACCATCAGCTCGACGGTAACCGGCATGGGCATCATCGCGATCGGCGAAGGCATCGTGCTCGGTGTCGCCTATTGGATGGCGGGCGTGCCGTCGCCGGTGACGCTCGGCATCATCACCGGCCTCATGGCGCTCATTCCGGGCGGCGCGCCTCTCTGCTTCACCCTGGTGTCCATCTATCTGGTGGCGAGCGGTTCGCCGTTCCACGGCGTGGCGCTCTTCGCCTGGGGTACGACGGAGCTCTTCATCGTCGACAAGACGCTTCGCCCGAGGCTCGTCGGCGGCCCGATCAAGCTGCCCTTCCTGCCGACTTTCTTCGGCCTCGTCGGCGGCGTCAAGACGATGGGCTTCCTCGGCCTTTTCGTCGGCCCGGTACTGATGGCACTGCTCGTCGCGATCTGGCGGGAATGGATGCACGAGGTGGCGAACCAGCCGGAGCCGGCGGCAAAGCCGATCTCCCGCGTCGACATCGCCGCGAAATAG